The proteins below are encoded in one region of Mycobacterium botniense:
- a CDS encoding PPE family protein → MDFAALPPEINSARMYSGPGSGPMLAAAAGWRELASELRSAAASYASVISGLTTSSWRGPASASMAAAAAPFVGWMNTTATQAEQTAAQAQSAAAAYEAAFAATVPPAAVAANRAQLAALVATNVLGQNTPAIAATEAQYAEMWAQDAAAMYGYASASTAATQLTPFSAPQPTTTAAAAGGQAAAVAQAAAGSAASSSGGTSVFSGLSSLLGGTATSTASSSGLSNLESLLTGALSGSNNSAVGTFLSGNFFSTMVVNGALAGGPFNPQFIIMSTVATINAMKAMSGMQGAAGGGLLPSLGGLLGLPGGGVPAASLPGLGAVSAGLGHGGQLGALSVPPGWAALAPHSPLSSALGGTPLSGPPGSSTGGPGGVASPLAHAVGRLRRPIPKYGFRPLVMPRPPAAG, encoded by the coding sequence ATGGATTTTGCTGCGCTGCCGCCGGAAATTAATTCGGCCCGCATGTATTCCGGTCCCGGATCGGGACCAATGCTAGCGGCCGCAGCTGGCTGGCGCGAGCTGGCCAGTGAGCTGCGATCGGCGGCGGCCTCATATGCTTCGGTGATTTCGGGGTTGACCACCAGCAGCTGGCGGGGTCCGGCATCGGCGTCGATGGCCGCCGCGGCCGCGCCGTTTGTGGGGTGGATGAACACGACCGCCACCCAGGCTGAGCAGACTGCGGCGCAGGCGCAGTCGGCAGCCGCCGCCTACGAGGCTGCGTTCGCCGCGACAGTGCCGCCGGCAGCGGTCGCGGCCAACCGGGCCCAGTTGGCCGCGCTGGTGGCCACCAACGTGTTGGGGCAAAACACCCCGGCGATTGCAGCCACCGAAGCCCAATACGCCGAGATGTGGGCCCAGGACGCCGCGGCCATGTACGGCTATGCCAGCGCCTCGACGGCGGCGACTCAGCTGACGCCGTTTAGTGCGCCGCAGCCGACCACCACAGCTGCCGCTGCCGGTGGACAAGCCGCTGCCGTGGCTCAAGCCGCCGCCGGCTCGGCAGCCAGCTCAAGCGGTGGCACGTCGGTGTTTTCGGGGCTCTCGTCGCTGCTGGGAGGGACTGCCACGTCGACTGCGTCATCGTCGGGGCTCTCGAACCTGGAGTCGCTGCTGACTGGGGCGCTCAGTGGGTCGAACAACTCGGCGGTCGGAACGTTCTTGAGCGGCAACTTCTTCAGCACGATGGTGGTCAATGGAGCGCTTGCGGGCGGGCCGTTCAACCCGCAGTTCATCATCATGTCGACGGTGGCCACCATCAACGCGATGAAGGCCATGAGCGGGATGCAGGGCGCCGCCGGAGGCGGATTGTTACCGAGCCTGGGTGGCCTGCTGGGCCTGCCCGGTGGTGGGGTACCGGCGGCCAGCTTGCCGGGCCTGGGTGCGGTGTCAGCCGGCCTGGGCCACGGGGGGCAGCTGGGAGCGTTGTCGGTGCCGCCGGGTTGGGCCGCGCTGGCGCCGCACAGCCCGCTGAGCTCAGCACTGGGTGGCACTCCGCTGAGCGGGCCACCGGGTTCGTCAACAGGTGGCCCGGGAGGCGTCGCGTCGCCGCTGGCCCATGCCGTGGGGCGTCTGCGCCGCCCGATTCCAAAATATGGCTTTCGCCCGTTGGTGATGCCGCGCCCGCCGGCTGCCGGATAA
- a CDS encoding SDR family NAD(P)-dependent oxidoreductase, whose amino-acid sequence MKDTGRGPVVIFGGRSQIGTELALRLAPGATVVLAARNADRLGEQVATVRAAGATAVFTREFDADALESHGALVDSIIAEHGPIDIAVLAFGILGDQARAETDAAHAVAIVHTDYVAHVSLLTHLGAAMRAAGRGSLVVFSSVAGVRVRRANYVYGSAKAGLDGFASGLADALAGTGVQVLIVRPGFVIGRMTQGMRPAPLASTPAQVAAAAARALARGRRTVWVPGALHPLFIGMRLLPQFIWRRMPR is encoded by the coding sequence GTGAAGGACACGGGTCGTGGTCCGGTGGTGATTTTCGGCGGCCGCAGTCAGATCGGCACCGAACTCGCGCTGCGGCTGGCGCCCGGCGCCACGGTGGTGCTCGCGGCGCGCAATGCCGACCGGCTCGGCGAGCAGGTGGCGACGGTGCGCGCGGCCGGGGCGACCGCGGTGTTCACCCGCGAGTTCGACGCCGATGCTCTGGAATCGCACGGCGCGCTGGTCGACTCGATCATCGCCGAGCACGGGCCCATCGACATCGCGGTGCTGGCCTTCGGGATTCTCGGTGATCAGGCCCGCGCCGAGACCGACGCCGCGCACGCGGTGGCCATCGTGCACACCGACTACGTCGCCCATGTCAGCCTGCTCACCCATCTTGGCGCGGCGATGCGGGCCGCGGGCCGCGGATCGCTGGTGGTGTTCTCCTCGGTGGCCGGGGTGCGGGTGCGCCGGGCGAACTACGTGTACGGCTCGGCCAAGGCCGGCCTGGACGGCTTCGCCAGCGGATTGGCCGATGCGCTCGCCGGCACCGGAGTGCAGGTGCTGATCGTGCGGCCGGGTTTTGTCATCGGCCGCATGACACAGGGTATGAGGCCCGCACCGCTGGCCAGCACACCGGCGCAGGTGGCCGCGGCGGCCGCGCGCGCACTGGCCAGGGGCCGGCGCACAGTGTGGGTTCCCGGGGCGCTGCATCCGCTGTTCATCGGGATGCGGTTGCTGCCGCAGTTCATCTGGCGGCGGATGCCGCGATGA
- a CDS encoding WXG100 family type VII secretion target, with protein sequence MPTRFMTDPNAMRDMAGRFDTHAQAVEDEARKMWASSVNIAGAGWSGSAQSTSYDTMAQMHQAFRNIVTMLHGVRDGLIRDAGNYEAQEQASQQALSS encoded by the coding sequence ATGCCCACCCGATTTATGACCGACCCGAATGCTATGCGTGACATGGCGGGTCGTTTTGATACGCACGCTCAGGCCGTGGAGGACGAGGCCCGCAAGATGTGGGCGTCGTCGGTCAACATCGCCGGCGCCGGGTGGAGCGGTTCGGCGCAGAGCACCTCTTATGACACGATGGCTCAGATGCACCAGGCGTTTCGCAACATCGTCACGATGCTGCATGGGGTGCGTGACGGGCTGATTCGTGACGCCGGCAACTACGAGGCCCAAGAACAGGCCTCTCAGCAGGCGCTGAGCAGCTAA
- a CDS encoding PPE family protein — MIDFAMLPPEINSARMYSGPGAAPMLAAASGWSKLAADLRSAASSYASVISALTTSSWLGPASASMAAAAAPFVGWMNTTATQAEQTAAQAQSAANAYESAYAATVPPAMIAANRAQLAALQATNVLGQNAPAIAATEAEYEQMWAQDAAAMYGYASASTAATQLTPFTAPPQTTTGLAAAASMPAAAAAQATNSAAGSASTSTGLLSWLGLSPGSDTSTTGLAGVLNYLDGNNGSLLGSYLNDATVSNFSNAMTTSGLTNPNTMLDSAVALTYLLPAMAASHGQALSTMPLNAGLGLAPAATALGPTVSAGMGQAAPLGVLSVPQGWAAGAPAFTKIASELPGAGSLSRALGATPMAAPDTSVGMPGLPLGGTAAMAAHQLEEEPIYGFRPVVMARPPAAG, encoded by the coding sequence ATGATCGACTTTGCGATGTTGCCGCCGGAGATCAATTCGGCCCGTATGTATTCCGGACCCGGCGCGGCACCTATGCTGGCCGCGGCATCCGGCTGGAGCAAGTTGGCGGCCGACCTGCGGTCGGCGGCGTCCTCATATGCTTCGGTGATTTCGGCATTGACCACCAGCAGCTGGCTAGGTCCGGCGTCGGCGTCGATGGCCGCTGCGGCCGCGCCGTTTGTGGGATGGATGAACACGACCGCCACCCAGGCTGAGCAGACTGCGGCGCAGGCGCAATCGGCGGCGAACGCTTATGAGTCGGCGTATGCCGCCACCGTGCCCCCGGCGATGATCGCGGCCAACCGCGCCCAGTTGGCCGCGCTGCAGGCCACCAACGTGTTGGGCCAGAACGCCCCGGCAATCGCGGCCACCGAGGCCGAATACGAACAGATGTGGGCCCAGGACGCCGCGGCCATGTACGGTTATGCCAGCGCCTCGACGGCGGCGACTCAGCTGACGCCGTTTACCGCGCCGCCGCAGACCACCACCGGTCTGGCCGCCGCAGCCAGCATGCCCGCGGCCGCGGCAGCCCAGGCCACGAACTCTGCCGCCGGCAGCGCGTCCACCAGCACAGGACTTCTCTCGTGGCTTGGGCTCTCACCCGGTTCGGACACCTCCACCACGGGACTGGCCGGTGTGCTCAATTACCTCGACGGGAACAACGGATCACTGCTTGGCAGCTACCTCAACGACGCCACGGTCTCCAACTTCAGCAACGCAATGACCACCAGCGGGTTGACCAACCCCAATACGATGCTCGACTCGGCGGTGGCGCTGACGTATCTGTTGCCTGCCATGGCTGCCTCCCACGGCCAAGCGTTATCCACCATGCCGCTGAACGCCGGCCTCGGGCTGGCTCCGGCCGCAACAGCATTGGGCCCGACGGTGTCGGCGGGGATGGGGCAGGCGGCCCCACTGGGGGTGTTGTCGGTACCGCAAGGCTGGGCCGCCGGCGCACCGGCATTCACCAAGATCGCCTCGGAGCTGCCGGGTGCCGGCAGCCTGAGCCGCGCGCTCGGCGCCACCCCCATGGCGGCCCCCGATACTTCGGTGGGCATGCCCGGCCTACCCCTGGGTGGCACAGCAGCCATGGCCGCTCACCAACTCGAAGAAGAACCGATTTACGGATTTCGTCCCGTCGTGATGGCACGTCCTCCAGCCGCGGGTTAG
- a CDS encoding Nramp family divalent metal transporter, producing the protein MTALDPGTVDAAIPAPPRTAVLDSAHVGDIEGALGRISITDIERPRTLRVRLATLLAIIGPGLIVMVGDNDAGGVATYVQAGQNYGYSLLWVLLLLIPVLIVNQEMVVRLGAVTGVGHARLINERFGRGWGAFSVGDLFLLNFLTLVTEFIGITLAADCMGIPRSIVVPFAAITLIAIMTTGSFRRWERAMLVFIAITLLQIPMLLMSHPDWGNAAKSFVTPRINGGVTSDAVLLIIAIVGTTVAPWQLFFQQSNVVDKRITPRFISYERADTTLGAFVVALGAAALMMTGDWAARATHSRGGFVDAGTLAHLLGQHNPILGSVFAIVLLNASIIGAAAVTLSTSYAFGDVFGTKHSLHRSFADAKPFYLSYTAMVVAAAVIVLIPGAPLGLITTGVQALAGLLLPSATVFLLLLCNDREVLGPWVNRPWLNAVAGVIVGALLLLSGILMATTIFPKLDVVSIARHLTVGLVVCAAVTFLVLRSFGGARPKPLIPHRFSRGTAATDRATWRMPPLILLEPVTWSLGTRLGMLALRGYLIVGAILLGVKAVLIGSS; encoded by the coding sequence GTGACCGCCCTGGACCCCGGTACCGTCGACGCCGCAATACCTGCGCCGCCGCGCACAGCCGTTTTAGACAGCGCCCATGTCGGTGACATCGAGGGTGCCCTGGGCCGGATCAGCATCACTGATATCGAGCGCCCGCGCACCCTCAGGGTCCGCCTGGCAACACTACTGGCGATCATCGGGCCTGGTTTGATCGTGATGGTCGGTGACAACGACGCCGGAGGCGTTGCGACCTATGTCCAGGCCGGGCAAAACTACGGTTACAGCCTGCTGTGGGTGCTGCTGCTGTTGATCCCGGTGCTCATCGTCAACCAGGAGATGGTTGTCCGGCTCGGAGCAGTCACCGGAGTTGGTCACGCGCGGTTGATCAACGAACGTTTCGGCCGGGGCTGGGGCGCCTTCTCAGTCGGTGACCTGTTCCTGCTGAACTTTCTGACCCTCGTCACCGAATTCATCGGCATAACGTTAGCGGCCGACTGTATGGGCATTCCCCGATCGATAGTTGTCCCATTCGCCGCGATCACACTGATCGCAATCATGACTACCGGCAGCTTTCGGCGCTGGGAACGCGCGATGCTGGTGTTCATTGCCATCACCTTGCTGCAGATTCCCATGTTGCTCATGTCCCATCCGGATTGGGGAAATGCAGCGAAATCCTTTGTCACCCCCCGGATTAACGGTGGAGTCACTTCCGACGCAGTGCTACTGATCATCGCGATCGTCGGCACTACAGTCGCCCCCTGGCAACTGTTCTTTCAGCAGTCCAATGTTGTCGACAAACGCATTACGCCGCGTTTCATCAGCTACGAGCGAGCCGACACCACGCTTGGCGCGTTCGTTGTGGCGCTCGGCGCAGCGGCTTTGATGATGACCGGTGACTGGGCCGCTCGCGCTACCCACAGCCGTGGAGGTTTCGTCGACGCCGGTACGCTTGCCCACCTGCTTGGCCAGCATAACCCCATCCTCGGGTCGGTGTTCGCGATCGTGCTGCTCAACGCCTCGATCATCGGCGCTGCGGCGGTTACCCTCTCCACCAGCTACGCGTTCGGAGATGTGTTCGGAACCAAACATTCTCTGCACCGCAGCTTCGCGGACGCCAAACCCTTCTACCTGTCCTACACCGCGATGGTCGTGGCTGCCGCCGTGATCGTACTTATCCCCGGTGCACCTCTCGGTTTGATCACCACCGGTGTGCAAGCGCTAGCCGGGTTGCTGCTGCCCAGCGCGACGGTATTCCTACTGCTGTTATGCAACGATCGGGAAGTCCTGGGCCCCTGGGTAAACCGGCCGTGGCTCAATGCGGTCGCCGGTGTCATTGTCGGGGCGTTGTTGCTGCTCTCGGGAATCTTGATGGCAACAACGATTTTCCCCAAGCTCGACGTGGTCTCTATCGCACGTCATCTGACGGTCGGTCTTGTGGTATGCGCAGCGGTCACTTTTCTGGTTCTGCGCAGCTTCGGCGGTGCACGGCCAAAGCCTCTCATTCCTCACCGCTTTTCGCGCGGCACGGCCGCCACTGATCGTGCCACCTGGCGGATGCCGCCGCTGATCCTGCTGGAACCGGTGACCTGGTCGCTCGGAACCCGGCTGGGCATGCTTGCTTTGCGCGGCTATCTCATTGTCGGCGCGATCTTGCTTGGGGTCAAAGCCGTTCTGATCGGTAGTTCCTGA
- a CDS encoding F420-dependent biliverdin reductase — MAKTTTRLTNDALAFLSERHLAMLTTLRADNSPHVVAVGFTFDPKTHIARVITTGGSQKAVNAERGGIAVLSQVDGARWLSLEGRARVNSDIDAVRDAELRYAQRYRTPRPNPRRVVIEVHIERVLGSADLLDRGDD, encoded by the coding sequence ATGGCCAAGACCACTACCCGGCTCACCAATGATGCGCTGGCGTTCCTCAGCGAACGCCATCTCGCCATGCTGACGACGCTACGCGCCGACAATTCGCCGCACGTGGTGGCGGTGGGTTTCACGTTTGACCCCAAGACCCATATCGCGCGGGTCATCACCACCGGCGGCTCACAAAAGGCCGTCAACGCCGAGCGCGGCGGGATCGCGGTGCTCAGCCAGGTCGACGGCGCCCGCTGGCTGTCGTTGGAGGGGCGGGCCCGGGTCAACAGCGATATCGACGCCGTGCGGGACGCGGAACTGCGCTACGCCCAGCGTTACCGCACCCCGCGGCCCAATCCGCGCCGGGTGGTCATCGAGGTGCACATCGAGCGGGTGTTGGGATCCGCTGATCTGCTCGACCGCGGCGACGACTAG
- the cbiE gene encoding precorrin-6y C5,15-methyltransferase (decarboxylating) subunit CbiE, with product MIVVVGIGADGMPGLSEVSRSELRRATVIYGSRRQLGLLDDTVGAARREWPSPLLPAVNGLLEHPADVHVLASGDPLLHGIGTTLIRMFGCERVRVLPHVSAVSLACARLGWAVQDTDVISLVSTPPHTAVRRGGQAIVLSRSGESPAAVARLLVEQGRGDSEFSVLEQLGGPGERCWRGTARDYAAQAPAEVDDLNVIAVRYLPDQRVSPVPDDALVHDGQITKSGIRAVTLSVLAPRPGERLWDVGAGAGSIAVEWCRSWRGCTAVAFERDERRRRNIGSNAAAFGLDIELRGEAPEAFDGAPAPSVIFIGGGLTRPGLLEACLDHLPGGGRLVANAVTAESEVVLVQAYSRIGGKLRRFQHYQGEPLGTFTGWRPQLPVTQWEVSKQ from the coding sequence ATGATCGTCGTGGTCGGGATCGGCGCCGACGGGATGCCGGGCTTATCGGAGGTGTCGCGCTCCGAATTACGCCGCGCCACAGTGATTTACGGGTCACGCAGGCAACTGGGCCTGCTCGACGATACGGTGGGCGCGGCACGTCGGGAGTGGCCCTCCCCGCTGCTGCCCGCTGTGAACGGCCTGCTCGAGCACCCGGCTGACGTGCATGTGCTGGCCAGCGGCGACCCGCTGCTGCATGGTATCGGGACGACACTGATCCGGATGTTCGGGTGCGAGCGGGTGCGGGTGCTGCCGCACGTGTCGGCAGTCTCGCTGGCGTGCGCGCGGTTGGGCTGGGCGGTCCAGGACACCGATGTGATCAGCCTGGTCAGCACACCCCCGCACACCGCTGTGCGCCGCGGCGGCCAGGCGATCGTGCTGTCTCGCAGCGGCGAATCTCCGGCCGCGGTGGCGCGGCTGCTCGTCGAACAGGGGCGGGGGGACTCCGAGTTCAGCGTGCTCGAACAACTCGGCGGCCCCGGGGAGCGTTGCTGGCGCGGCACGGCCCGCGATTACGCGGCTCAAGCACCCGCCGAGGTCGACGACCTCAACGTCATCGCGGTGCGCTACCTGCCCGACCAGCGGGTGTCGCCGGTGCCCGACGACGCGCTCGTCCACGACGGGCAGATCACCAAGTCGGGCATCCGCGCCGTGACGCTGTCGGTGCTGGCGCCGCGGCCCGGGGAACGGTTGTGGGATGTCGGCGCGGGCGCGGGCAGCATCGCTGTCGAATGGTGCCGGAGTTGGCGGGGCTGTACCGCCGTGGCATTCGAACGCGACGAACGCCGCCGCCGCAATATCGGGTCCAATGCGGCCGCGTTTGGGCTGGACATCGAACTGCGCGGCGAGGCACCGGAAGCGTTCGACGGTGCTCCGGCACCGTCGGTCATATTCATCGGGGGTGGCCTCACCCGGCCGGGTCTGCTCGAAGCATGTCTGGACCATCTGCCCGGCGGTGGGCGCCTGGTCGCCAACGCTGTCACAGCAGAATCCGAAGTTGTTCTGGTGCAAGCATATTCGCGGATAGGCGGAAAGTTGCGACGGTTCCAGCATTACCAGGGTGAGCCGCTGGGCACCTTTACCGGTTGGCGTCCGCAGCTGCCGGTTACCCAGTGGGAGGTGAGCAAACAGTGA
- a CDS encoding magnesium transporter MgtE N-terminal domain-containing protein, protein MNMPAVEPCDVGTSRSVIHLSQLLRSPVMTPSGEAVGRVDDIIVRLRGAEAYPLVTGLVAGVGGRQVFVGSQSIDWFGPDWITLSHNEIDLRRFERRPGEVLLRADVLGYRLIDVPAGKLVHAYDVELEHNTEGWVLRRLDTRRPPRLFGLLKTPGGHPARDWKAFEPLIGHSWSMAVRRVSGRVAALKPAQIADLLEEADQAEGGEILDRVRCHPELEADVFEELDPDKASRLLDDMPDDEVAGLLSRMRADDAADAIIDLRQSRRRRVLDLMPGPQCLKILTLLGFNPNSAGGLMTVDFVCCDTQATVADALAVIGSALTIQPEALLQMHVLNDRGRLSGVVSLVALVQSRPMDMVATLMDSDPIRVSPDADLAEVAMLMADYDLHTIPVVDDEDRMLGVVTVDDVLKITVPDDWRRREAGPCPIRGSLSVTETAACADTGCEWP, encoded by the coding sequence ATGAACATGCCAGCTGTCGAACCGTGCGATGTCGGCACCAGCCGCTCAGTCATCCATTTGTCGCAGTTGCTGCGGAGCCCTGTGATGACGCCTTCTGGTGAGGCAGTTGGCCGAGTTGATGACATCATTGTGCGGCTACGCGGCGCGGAGGCTTATCCGTTGGTGACCGGCCTGGTGGCCGGTGTCGGTGGCCGGCAAGTCTTCGTGGGTAGCCAGTCCATCGATTGGTTCGGTCCGGACTGGATAACTTTGAGCCACAATGAGATTGATCTGCGTCGTTTCGAGCGCCGCCCTGGTGAGGTGCTGTTACGCGCCGACGTGCTGGGCTATCGGCTGATCGACGTTCCCGCAGGCAAACTGGTCCACGCCTACGATGTCGAGCTTGAACACAACACAGAAGGCTGGGTGCTCAGGCGGCTGGACACCCGGCGCCCACCACGTCTGTTCGGACTGCTCAAGACTCCCGGCGGTCATCCTGCCCGCGACTGGAAGGCCTTTGAGCCGCTGATCGGGCATAGCTGGTCGATGGCCGTGCGCCGGGTTTCTGGGCGAGTGGCGGCGCTTAAGCCAGCGCAAATCGCCGATCTGCTCGAAGAGGCCGACCAGGCCGAAGGCGGGGAAATCCTGGACCGAGTTCGCTGCCACCCGGAGCTGGAAGCCGACGTTTTCGAGGAACTCGATCCGGACAAGGCCAGCCGACTGCTCGACGACATGCCCGACGACGAGGTGGCCGGCCTCCTCAGCCGGATGCGCGCCGACGACGCCGCCGACGCGATCATCGACCTACGCCAGTCCCGCCGCCGGCGGGTTCTCGATTTGATGCCTGGTCCGCAATGCCTAAAAATCCTGACCCTTTTGGGCTTTAACCCGAATAGCGCGGGGGGATTGATGACGGTCGACTTCGTCTGCTGCGACACGCAAGCCACGGTCGCAGACGCGCTCGCCGTGATCGGCAGTGCGTTGACAATCCAGCCCGAGGCGCTTTTGCAGATGCACGTCCTCAATGATCGGGGTCGGCTGAGCGGTGTGGTTTCACTGGTTGCGTTGGTGCAGTCCCGCCCGATGGATATGGTCGCGACACTGATGGATTCGGATCCAATTCGGGTATCCCCGGACGCCGATCTGGCTGAAGTTGCGATGCTCATGGCCGACTACGACCTGCACACCATCCCTGTCGTCGACGACGAGGACCGAATGCTGGGTGTCGTCACCGTCGATGACGTTCTCAAGATCACTGTTCCCGACGACTGGCGCCGACGGGAAGCCGGCCCATGCCCAATACGGGGATCGCTCTCAGTAACCGAGACTGCGGCCTGCGCCGACACAGGATGTGAGTGGCCGTGA
- a CDS encoding PE family protein, which yields MSFVTTQPEMLAAAASQLQEIGSALAAQNAAAAAPTAGVVPAAADEVSAMTAAQFAAHAKAYQAVSAQATAIHNMFVTILRVSADSYGATEVANAATVL from the coding sequence ATGTCTTTCGTGACCACACAACCCGAAATGCTGGCCGCGGCAGCCAGCCAGTTACAGGAGATCGGCTCCGCGCTCGCTGCGCAGAACGCGGCTGCTGCGGCCCCGACGGCCGGAGTGGTGCCCGCTGCGGCCGACGAGGTATCCGCAATGACGGCAGCACAATTCGCAGCGCATGCCAAGGCGTATCAGGCCGTCAGCGCACAAGCCACTGCGATCCACAACATGTTTGTGACTATCTTGCGGGTCAGCGCCGACTCCTACGGCGCCACCGAAGTAGCTAACGCGGCGACAGTTCTGTGA
- a CDS encoding NRAMP family divalent metal transporter: MTEISAEPRVAVAVGDAAAVRGGTRHSGQHVTPGLVPKAPGSAAPNSAHLGDIIGAFGRIARDTTAPTGNRRQQLRTLLVVAGPGLIVMTGDNDAGGVATYAEVGQNYGMSLLWTLVLMIPVLYVNQEMVLRLGAVTGVGHARLIFERFGKFWGAFSIGDLLILNALTIVTEFIGVSLALGFLGCPKTIAIPTAAVLLFGVVAGGSFRRWEQMMFVLITVNLTLVPVVLLVHPTLGKSFRGLVPSLPGEPDSIVLMVILAIVGTTVAPWQLFFQQSNVVDKRITPRWMHYGRADLIIGIVGVIGGAIALMAVTAFGLGGTSAAGRFTDAGAVASQLSDHVGHPVGVLFAVVLLDCSLIGANVIGLSTTYALGDALGKPHSLHWKITEAPLFYGTYAALLGVSAAVAFSPDHVLGLITQGVQVLGGVLLPSATVFLVLLCNDRPVLGPWVNTFRQNALAWMIVWSLVVLSLMLTAVTLFPNLSTETLEGGLGVGAVIGLLGAAIVFAIGWYADRRDAENTVPLGALDPEQLDELENFPRLTRADRKALRDKIRATWRMPAFASLERPVMSPVRRAGLLTLRAYLVLAGVLVVVRVVQAGIG, translated from the coding sequence ATGACCGAAATCTCCGCTGAACCACGCGTTGCCGTCGCCGTCGGTGACGCAGCGGCAGTCCGCGGCGGCACGCGTCACAGCGGGCAGCACGTCACACCTGGACTCGTACCAAAAGCACCCGGGTCGGCGGCGCCGAACTCAGCGCATCTCGGCGACATTATCGGTGCTTTCGGCCGCATCGCACGCGACACCACTGCCCCAACAGGCAACCGCCGGCAGCAGCTGCGAACACTACTGGTCGTCGCTGGTCCGGGACTGATCGTCATGACCGGTGATAACGACGCCGGTGGTGTAGCGACTTATGCGGAGGTCGGGCAGAACTACGGAATGAGTCTGCTGTGGACATTAGTGTTGATGATCCCGGTGCTGTACGTGAACCAGGAGATGGTGCTGCGGTTGGGTGCGGTCACCGGGGTAGGTCATGCCCGGCTGATTTTCGAACGGTTCGGCAAGTTCTGGGGCGCATTCAGCATCGGTGACCTGTTGATTCTCAATGCGTTGACAATCGTCACGGAATTCATCGGTGTATCGCTGGCGCTCGGATTTCTGGGCTGTCCCAAGACGATCGCCATCCCGACGGCTGCGGTGTTGCTGTTCGGCGTTGTGGCCGGTGGTTCGTTCCGCCGTTGGGAGCAAATGATGTTCGTGCTCATTACGGTGAATCTGACCCTTGTCCCGGTGGTGCTGCTGGTACATCCCACCTTGGGCAAAAGTTTCCGAGGGCTGGTGCCTTCGCTACCGGGTGAGCCTGATTCCATCGTCTTGATGGTGATCCTGGCGATAGTTGGCACCACCGTGGCACCGTGGCAGTTGTTCTTTCAGCAATCCAACGTCGTCGACAAACGGATCACGCCCAGATGGATGCACTACGGTCGAGCCGACCTGATCATCGGCATCGTCGGTGTGATTGGCGGGGCGATAGCGTTGATGGCGGTGACCGCATTCGGGTTGGGCGGGACGAGCGCTGCCGGTAGATTCACCGACGCTGGAGCGGTCGCGTCTCAACTGTCCGACCATGTCGGGCATCCGGTTGGCGTCCTCTTCGCTGTTGTCTTGTTGGACTGTTCGCTGATCGGCGCCAACGTGATCGGATTATCCACCACCTATGCGCTCGGTGACGCCCTGGGCAAACCCCACTCGCTGCACTGGAAAATCACCGAAGCCCCCTTGTTTTACGGCACTTACGCGGCGCTGCTTGGGGTGTCGGCCGCCGTCGCGTTTAGTCCCGACCACGTCCTCGGTCTGATCACCCAAGGCGTCCAAGTACTCGGCGGTGTTCTGCTGCCCTCGGCGACGGTGTTCTTGGTGCTGTTGTGCAACGACCGTCCGGTGCTGGGACCCTGGGTGAACACTTTCCGCCAGAACGCTTTAGCCTGGATGATCGTCTGGTCGCTGGTCGTGCTGTCGCTGATGCTGACGGCGGTGACGCTCTTCCCCAACCTGTCAACCGAGACACTTGAGGGTGGTCTGGGTGTTGGTGCGGTAATCGGCCTGCTCGGCGCCGCCATTGTGTTCGCAATCGGTTGGTACGCCGACCGGCGGGATGCGGAAAACACCGTGCCACTCGGTGCGCTCGATCCCGAACAGCTCGACGAATTGGAAAACTTTCCGCGGTTGACCCGTGCCGATCGCAAAGCCCTCCGCGACAAGATCCGCGCAACGTGGCGCATGCCTGCTTTCGCATCCCTGGAGCGGCCCGTGATGTCGCCGGTGCGCCGCGCAGGGCTGCTAACGCTGCGGGCCTACCTGGTGCTTGCCGGTGTGCTGGTCGTGGTCAGGGTCGTCCAGGCCGGCATCGGCTAA